From a region of the Globicephala melas chromosome 19, mGloMel1.2, whole genome shotgun sequence genome:
- the CHST4 gene encoding carbohydrate sulfotransferase 4, whose protein sequence is MTPPPKMKLLLFLASQMAVFVLFILLYSHNFNSLQMKEEPKPAYVHVLILSSWRSGSSFVGQLFGQHPDVFYLMEPAWHVWMTFTQSTPQRLHMAVRDLIRAVFLCDMSVFDAYMKPGPRKQSSLFQWEGSRALCSPPACNIFPRDKIIPQAHCKLLCNQEPFEVVEKACRTYSHVVLKEVRFFKLQVLYPLLRDPSLNLHIVHLVRDPRAVFRSREHTTGELMIDTHIVMGQHLQKLKKEDQPYYAMQVICQSQLEIYKAVQSLPKALRQRYLLVRYEDLVRDPLAQTARMYEYAGLKFLPQLQTWVHNITRGKGMGEHAFHTNARNALNVSQAWRWSLPYEKVSRLQKVCRNTMNLLGYHLVTSQQEQKNLSLNLLSTWSPAEQVYQEG, encoded by the coding sequence ATGACACCGCCCCCAAAAATGAAGCTACTACTGTTCCTGGCTTCCCAGATGGCTGTCTTTGTTCTATTCATCCTTCTGTACTCCCACAACTTCAACTCCCTGCAGATGAAGGAAGAACCCAAGCCCGCGTACGTGCATGTGCTCATCCTGTCTTCGTGGCGCTCTGGCTCTTCTTTCGTAGGGCAGCTTTTTGGGCAGCACCCAGACGTCTTCTACCTGATGGAGCCTGCCTGGCACGTCTGGATGACCTTCACACAAAGTACTCCCCAGAGGTTGCACATGGCAGTGCGGGATCTCATACGGGCCGTCTTTCTGTGTGACATGAGCGTCTTTGATGCCTACATGAAACCTGGCCCCCGAAAACAGTCCAGCCTCTTCCAGTGGGAAGGCAGCCGGGCCCTGTGTTCTCCACCTGCCTGCAACATCTTCCCGCGAGATAAGATCATACCCCAGGCTCACTGTAAGCTTCTGTGCAATCAAGAGCCCTTTGAGGTGGTGGAGAAGGCCTGCCGCACCTACAGCCACGTGGTGCTCAAGGAGGTCCGTTTCTTCAAACTGCAGGTGCTCTACCCGCTGCTGAGAGACCCTTCCCTCAATCTGCACATTGTGCATCTGGTCCGGGACCCCCGGGCGGTGTTCCGTTCCCGAGAACACACCACGGGGGAACTCATGATTGACACCCACATTGTGATGGGGCAGCATCTGCAGAAACTCAAAAAGGAGGATCAACCCTATTACGCAATGCAAGTCATCTGCCAAAGCCAGCTGGAGATCTACAAGGCTGTGCAGTCCTTGCCCAAAGCCCTGAGGCAGCGCTACTTGCTCGTGCGCTATGAGGACTTGGTCCGGGACCCCCTGGCCCAGACTGCCCGAATGTATGAATATGCAGGGTTGAAATTCCTGCCCCAGCTCCAGACCTGGGTGCACAACATCACTCGAGGCAAGGGCATGGGTGAGCATGCCTTCCACACAAATGCCAGGAATGCCCTCAATGTCTCTCAGGCCTGGCGCTGGTCCTTGCCTTATGAAAAGGTTTCTCGGCTTCAGAAAGTCTGCAGGAATACCATGAATTTGCTGGGCTACCACCTTGTCACATCTCAGCAAGAGCAGAAAAACCTGTCGCTGAATCTTCTGTCTACCTGGAGCCCCGCTGAGCAAGTCTACCAAGAGGGCTGA